In one Solanum dulcamara chromosome 1, daSolDulc1.2, whole genome shotgun sequence genomic region, the following are encoded:
- the LOC129888535 gene encoding protein MHF1 homolog: MLNNSPTMEDLDGGMASEVDREEEEAVTDLLRDRFRLCTISIAEAEAKQCGMEVSQPIITCISDLAFKFAEQLSKDLELFAQHAGRKSVNMEDVILSAHRNDHLAASLRSYCNDLKAKEPNFERKRKKNSRREGRVAQELLRTPDT; encoded by the exons ATGCTCAACAATTCTCCTACAATGGAGGATCTCGACGGAGGAATGGCAAGTGAAGTAGACAGAGAAGAGGAAGAAGCGGTGACCGACTTACTCCGTGATCGATTCCGATTATGCACCATCTCCATTGCCGAAGCCGAGG CCAAACAATGCGGTATGGAGGTTTCTCAACCGATCATCACTTGTATATCTGATTTAGCCTTTAAGTTTGCAG AACAGCTATCAAAGGACCTAGAATTATTTGCACAGCATGCTGGTCGTAAGTCTGTAAACATGGAAGATGTTATTCTTTCCG CACATCGGAATGATCACCTGGCTGCCTCATTGAGGTCCTACTGCAATGACCTCAAAGCAAAAGAGCCCAATTTcgagaggaagaggaagaagaattCCAGAAGGGAAGGTAGAGTTGCTCAAGAGTTACTACGTACTCCAGACACTTAG